In one window of Pseudoalteromonas espejiana DSM 9414 DNA:
- the queG gene encoding tRNA epoxyqueuosine(34) reductase QueG encodes MSNPTPNYKQLAQQIKTWGQELGFSEVGITDIDLSKHEAQLQRWLDAGYHGSMDYMAAHGMKRARPAELVPGTQRVISVKMNYLPPDASFAKTLKNTEQAYISRYALGRDYHKLMRNRLKKLGQKIEQEIGNYGFRPFVDSAPVLERQLAEKAGLGWRGKHSLLINQEAGSWFFLGELFVDLPLPIDNENTFEGCGKCVACITLCPTGAIVEPYVVDARKCISYLTIEHQGPIPEQYRTLLGNRIYGCDDCQLVCPWNRYGQITDEQDFHPRTQLKNKDLLELFAWDEATFLKNTEGSPIRRIGHERWLRNIAIGLGNADFSPNIISALEDKRSNSSELVIEHIDWALEQQNDKQRKQLRKTQRLIRIVEKGLPRDA; translated from the coding sequence GTGAGCAACCCTACCCCAAACTATAAACAACTAGCCCAACAAATAAAAACGTGGGGCCAAGAGCTTGGCTTTAGTGAGGTAGGCATTACCGACATTGATTTATCTAAGCACGAAGCGCAACTGCAACGTTGGCTAGATGCGGGTTACCATGGCTCGATGGATTATATGGCGGCACATGGCATGAAACGCGCTCGCCCTGCAGAGCTAGTCCCTGGCACTCAACGTGTTATTTCGGTAAAAATGAATTACCTCCCGCCCGATGCAAGCTTTGCTAAAACGCTTAAAAACACCGAACAAGCGTATATTAGCCGCTATGCGCTGGGGCGTGATTATCACAAATTAATGCGTAATCGTTTAAAAAAACTTGGCCAAAAAATAGAACAAGAAATTGGTAATTACGGCTTTAGACCCTTTGTTGACTCAGCTCCCGTACTTGAACGACAGCTCGCTGAAAAAGCAGGCCTTGGTTGGCGAGGTAAACATTCCCTATTAATTAATCAAGAAGCGGGATCGTGGTTTTTTTTAGGCGAGTTATTTGTTGATTTACCTTTGCCAATTGATAACGAAAATACCTTTGAGGGCTGCGGTAAATGCGTAGCCTGTATTACGCTTTGTCCAACAGGTGCAATTGTAGAGCCTTATGTGGTTGATGCACGTAAGTGTATTTCGTATTTAACTATTGAGCACCAAGGTCCTATACCAGAGCAATACAGAACATTATTAGGTAACCGTATTTATGGTTGCGACGACTGCCAATTAGTTTGCCCTTGGAATCGCTACGGACAAATAACCGATGAGCAAGACTTTCACCCGCGAACTCAATTAAAAAATAAAGACTTACTTGAACTATTTGCTTGGGATGAAGCCACGTTTTTAAAAAATACTGAGGGAAGCCCTATACGCCGTATTGGGCATGAGCGTTGGTTACGCAATATAGCAATTGGTTTAGGCAACGCAGACTTTAGCCCAAACATTATCAGCGCGCTGGAAGATAAACGTAGTAATAGCTCAGAGCTAGTAATAGAGCATATAGATTGGGCGCTTGAGCAGCAAAATGATAAACAACGTAAGCAACTGCGAAAAACACAGCGCCTAATAAGAATTGTAGAAAAAGGCTTGCCCCGCGATGCTTAA
- a CDS encoding response regulator: MALTKILAVDDEPFNLEIIEEILEDLDFELQVATSGPECLAMVEGYMPQVILLDVSMPQMNGYEVCKALKANPNTAHIIVMFVSARGTVEERMEGYSVGAEDYIVKPFGHDELKSKLKNLNQVLIEKHSLEKQVEDATSTAFNAMANSSEMGQIVNYIENIGFINNPQDLGKALIDCLQTFDLQSNVEFRYGDSIEHFALNGVCSPIVIELFDMLKNKGRLHEFSHRILVNYEMISLLILNMPDHDPDKHGRIRDHVCFIVSVTEQQLRAIMTKQMLESQQQKLNDVASAVHSKFHGLIGLLNDNRQSNEKVFKQLQEDLEVRIPTMGLDEDQEIFIYKKVDETIQNSIAREESVKQVKEAFAEIEQDLSVLLKG, from the coding sequence ATGGCCTTAACTAAAATTCTTGCTGTAGATGATGAACCTTTCAACCTTGAAATTATTGAAGAAATTTTAGAGGATCTAGATTTCGAATTACAAGTAGCCACCAGTGGTCCTGAGTGTTTAGCTATGGTTGAAGGGTATATGCCTCAAGTGATTTTGCTTGATGTAAGTATGCCACAGATGAATGGCTACGAGGTGTGTAAAGCTTTAAAAGCTAATCCTAATACAGCGCATATCATTGTGATGTTTGTTTCTGCGCGCGGTACTGTCGAAGAGCGTATGGAAGGGTATTCGGTTGGTGCCGAAGATTATATTGTTAAACCTTTTGGGCACGATGAGCTTAAATCTAAGCTTAAAAATTTAAACCAAGTATTAATAGAAAAGCACAGTCTCGAAAAACAAGTAGAAGACGCAACATCTACCGCGTTTAACGCTATGGCTAATAGTAGCGAAATGGGGCAAATAGTTAACTACATTGAAAACATAGGCTTTATTAATAATCCACAAGATTTGGGTAAAGCCTTAATCGATTGCCTACAGACCTTTGATTTACAAAGCAACGTAGAATTTAGGTATGGCGACTCTATTGAGCACTTTGCACTAAATGGGGTATGCTCACCTATTGTTATTGAGCTGTTTGATATGCTTAAAAACAAAGGTCGATTGCACGAATTTTCACACCGCATACTCGTTAATTACGAAATGATAAGCTTATTAATATTAAATATGCCTGATCACGACCCTGATAAACATGGGCGCATACGCGACCACGTTTGCTTTATTGTAAGTGTTACTGAGCAGCAGTTACGTGCAATTATGACTAAGCAAATGCTCGAGTCACAGCAGCAAAAACTGAATGACGTGGCAAGTGCTGTGCACAGTAAGTTTCATGGTTTAATTGGCTTGCTAAATGATAATCGTCAAAGCAACGAAAAAGTATTTAAGCAGCTTCAAGAAGACTTAGAAGTGCGTATTCCGACTATGGGGCTAGACGAAGACCAAGAGATATTTATTTACAAAAAAGTAGATGAAACAATTCAAAACTCTATTGCCAGAGAAGAGTCGGTTAAACAGGTAAAAGAAGCCTTTGCTGAAATTGAGCAAGACTTATCGGTTTTATTAAAAGGTTAA
- a CDS encoding sensor histidine kinase, translating to MSRKILIVDSSSVIAMRVKVLLELIGCEAELVHYSMIDLYGDTSQYDLVIGAFGVPCEIVKSLAETVSQDQCVLLAPKAESGEQLSAFSELNKLVPNATVIYPFFSNKEITSLLENLLELGSNHVLKLPTILLVDHMPERLEKMKSNLVGAHIKTLTATSAKEAIQVAQDNSIDILISDFSFDDGTGLNIFSAIKMFQSDCRCLLFTARPEQVSMIEAIRKGVEDVLIKPLTDSVLLQSVHKLWQTELLKRRNAELVERLQDTVDALIEKDSLLQVIYKHTPDAIMLFERKGKVIEANDACLKLFKLPFDKLAGYSVFDFLDDGSSTEIKDKISTLNSNRQFSCDLRLQKSDGGYIPLVGSFNEIDHHGEIALAVIFKNVTHLKQKEELLLEAKDVLEEQVRARTSQLEHAKNVAEAANLSKSEFLANMSHELRTPMHSILSFSRFGLSKLEAGDFAKDKLLKYLSRIESSGERLLSLLNNLLDLSKLDVGKFPFNPRPYNLESIIKTSIDDVSGTAMEKEIEIIFSKPGPVVAQCDEEQINQLLRNVLGNALKFSEPKSRIEVNLIADETTATIDVVDNGIGIPEDELEHVFTKFVQSSKTNSGAGGTGLGLALCREFVALHQGEITASNNSTGGATIRIQVPLEIDLDEHLADEKLAVQDS from the coding sequence ATGAGTCGAAAAATTTTAATTGTTGATAGCAGTAGTGTTATCGCAATGAGAGTGAAAGTTCTATTAGAATTAATAGGTTGTGAGGCTGAGCTTGTTCACTACTCTATGATTGATTTATACGGCGACACCAGCCAATACGACTTGGTTATTGGCGCTTTTGGTGTTCCGTGTGAAATAGTGAAATCGTTAGCTGAAACAGTCTCTCAAGATCAGTGTGTACTACTTGCACCAAAAGCTGAAAGCGGTGAACAACTTTCTGCTTTTAGTGAATTAAACAAACTTGTTCCAAACGCCACCGTTATATATCCGTTTTTTTCTAACAAAGAAATCACGTCATTACTTGAAAACCTTTTAGAGTTAGGCTCAAACCATGTGTTAAAGCTACCAACCATTTTACTTGTCGATCATATGCCTGAGCGACTTGAAAAAATGAAAAGTAATTTGGTGGGCGCGCACATAAAAACCCTTACAGCTACAAGTGCAAAAGAAGCCATACAAGTGGCGCAAGATAACAGCATAGATATTTTAATTAGCGACTTTAGCTTTGACGATGGTACAGGCTTAAATATTTTTTCAGCGATTAAAATGTTTCAATCAGACTGTAGATGTTTGTTGTTTACCGCTCGTCCTGAGCAAGTGTCGATGATAGAAGCTATCCGTAAAGGCGTAGAAGATGTATTAATTAAGCCATTAACCGATAGCGTATTATTACAATCGGTTCATAAACTTTGGCAAACTGAGCTTTTAAAGCGACGGAACGCCGAACTTGTAGAGCGCCTACAAGACACCGTAGATGCACTTATTGAAAAAGACAGCCTCTTACAAGTTATTTATAAGCACACCCCAGATGCAATAATGCTTTTTGAGCGCAAAGGCAAAGTTATAGAAGCAAACGACGCCTGTTTAAAACTGTTTAAACTGCCCTTTGATAAACTTGCTGGCTACTCTGTGTTTGATTTTTTAGATGATGGCTCCAGCACCGAAATAAAAGATAAAATATCCACACTCAATAGTAATCGCCAGTTTAGTTGTGACCTGCGTTTACAAAAAAGTGACGGTGGATACATCCCCCTCGTAGGCTCATTTAATGAAATAGATCATCATGGTGAAATTGCGTTAGCGGTTATATTTAAAAATGTAACCCACTTAAAGCAAAAAGAAGAGCTGCTTCTTGAGGCCAAAGATGTACTAGAAGAGCAAGTTCGCGCAAGAACCTCACAGCTTGAGCATGCTAAAAATGTTGCTGAAGCTGCCAATTTAAGTAAATCAGAGTTTTTAGCCAACATGTCGCATGAGCTTAGAACACCTATGCATTCTATTTTAAGCTTTTCTCGATTTGGATTAAGTAAGTTAGAAGCCGGAGATTTTGCAAAAGATAAACTTCTAAAGTACTTGTCGCGTATTGAAAGTAGTGGTGAGCGCTTACTATCGTTATTAAATAACTTGCTTGATTTATCAAAGCTTGATGTAGGTAAGTTTCCGTTTAACCCACGGCCATACAATTTAGAAAGCATTATTAAGACCAGTATTGATGATGTGTCGGGCACAGCGATGGAAAAAGAAATTGAAATTATTTTTTCAAAGCCAGGTCCGGTTGTAGCGCAATGTGACGAAGAACAAATTAATCAATTACTTCGTAACGTGTTAGGTAATGCCCTTAAATTCAGTGAGCCTAAAAGCCGCATTGAAGTTAATTTAATTGCTGATGAAACCACGGCCACCATTGATGTAGTGGATAACGGGATAGGTATACCCGAGGATGAATTAGAGCATGTATTTACTAAATTTGTACAAAGCAGCAAAACCAATAGCGGTGCAGGTGGTACAGGTTTAGGGCTTGCGCTTTGTAGAGAGTTTGTTGCATTACACCAAGGCGAAATTACGGCAAGTAATAATTCAACGGGTGGGGCAACTATTAGAATACAGGTTCCCTTAGAAATAGATTTAGATGAGCATTTAGCGGATGAAAAGCTAGCAGTGCAAGATAGCTAA